A DNA window from Micromonospora inyonensis contains the following coding sequences:
- the hisF gene encoding imidazole glycerol phosphate synthase subunit HisF: MTVAVRVIPCLDVDAGRVVKGVNFVDLRDAGDPVELAAAYDRAGADELTFLDVTASSDDRGTMLDVVRRTAESVFIPLTVGGGVRRVADVDVLLRAGADKVGVNTAAIARPELIAEIAERFGRQVLVLSLDVRRAPAGTTDSGFEVTTHGGRRGTGLDAVEWAHRVAVLGAGEILLNSMDADGTKAGFDLELIRAVRAVVDVPVIASGGAGAVAHFPPAVAAGADAVLAASVFHFGELSIGDVKDALHAAGHPVRLPVAAPAGVPAEA; this comes from the coding sequence ATGACGGTGGCGGTACGGGTCATTCCCTGTCTGGACGTGGACGCCGGACGCGTGGTCAAGGGCGTCAACTTCGTCGACCTGCGGGATGCCGGCGACCCGGTCGAGCTGGCCGCGGCGTACGACCGGGCCGGCGCGGACGAGCTGACCTTCCTCGACGTGACGGCCTCCTCCGACGACCGGGGCACCATGCTCGACGTGGTCCGCCGGACCGCCGAGTCGGTCTTCATTCCGCTCACCGTCGGTGGGGGCGTGCGCCGCGTCGCCGACGTGGACGTGCTGCTCCGGGCGGGCGCGGACAAGGTGGGAGTGAACACCGCCGCCATCGCCCGTCCCGAGCTGATCGCCGAGATCGCCGAGCGGTTCGGCCGGCAGGTGCTCGTGCTCTCCCTCGACGTGCGACGGGCACCGGCCGGCACCACCGACAGCGGGTTCGAGGTGACCACCCACGGCGGACGGCGGGGCACCGGCCTGGACGCGGTGGAGTGGGCGCACCGGGTGGCCGTGCTCGGGGCGGGCGAGATCCTGCTCAACTCGATGGACGCCGACGGCACGAAGGCCGGCTTCGACCTGGAGTTGATCCGCGCCGTGCGGGCGGTCGTCGACGTGCCGGTGATCGCCTCCGGCGGGGCCGGGGCGGTGGCACACTTCCCGCCGGCCGTGGCGGCGGGCGCCGACGCGGTGCTCGCGGCCAGTGTCTTCCACTTCGGTGAGCTGAGCATCGGTGACGTCAAGGACGCCCTGCACGCCGCCGGGCACCCGGTCCGGCTGCCGGTGGCCGCCCCGGCCGGGGTGCCCGCCGAGGCCTGA
- a CDS encoding YczE/YyaS/YitT family protein, protein MAPTGNLRDRLPRRLVQLFAGLALYGVSMAFMIESNLGLNPWDVFHQGLARHTGLSFGTATILVGLLVLLLWLPLRQRPGPGTVSNVLVVGLVIDASLALLPDLRPVAARTALLAAGILLNGLATALYLGARLGPGPRDGLMTGYVARHPGRSVRLVRTVIEVAVLALGWLLGGTVGVGTVAYALAIGPLTQAFLPLVTVSGADAPVRPLAEPV, encoded by the coding sequence ATGGCCCCGACTGGCAACCTCCGTGACCGGCTGCCCCGACGCCTGGTCCAGCTCTTCGCCGGACTGGCGCTCTACGGCGTCAGCATGGCCTTCATGATCGAGTCGAACCTCGGGCTGAACCCGTGGGACGTCTTCCACCAGGGGCTGGCGCGACACACCGGGCTCTCCTTCGGCACCGCCACCATCCTGGTCGGATTGCTGGTGCTGCTGCTCTGGCTGCCGCTGCGGCAACGTCCCGGCCCGGGCACGGTGAGCAACGTCCTGGTCGTCGGTCTGGTGATCGACGCCAGCCTCGCGCTGCTGCCCGACCTCCGCCCGGTCGCCGCCCGGACCGCGCTGCTCGCCGCCGGCATCCTGCTCAACGGCCTGGCCACCGCGCTCTACCTCGGCGCCCGACTCGGTCCGGGGCCGCGCGACGGGCTGATGACCGGGTACGTGGCCCGTCACCCGGGCCGGTCGGTCCGCCTGGTCCGAACCGTCATCGAGGTGGCCGTACTCGCGCTGGGCTGGCTGCTGGGCGGCACGGTGGGCGTCGGGACGGTCGCCTACGCGCTGGCCATCGGCCCGCTGACCCAGGCGTTCCTGCCCCTGGTCACCGTCTCCGGCGCCGACGCGCCGGTACGACCACTGGCCGAACCGGTCTGA
- a CDS encoding PLP-dependent aminotransferase family protein: protein MTSQVRGGQLARLLGQWHALPGRRRSPDYAALAAAVRGLLADGRLPLGVRLPAERELAEALRISRTTVTAAYRALRESGHLTSRRGAGSWTMLPGGHRVASSGLWTPQDDLDMIDLGIAALAAPPELVPATRAATEDLPRYLGSAGYHPTGIIELREAIARSYAERGLPTSPEQIMVTNGTQHALDLVLRLALAPAGSVLVESPTYPNALAALAARRARIATHGLALDAGWDADLLLASIRQSRPRLAYLIPDFQNPTGHLMPVDLRERVVGAAHAAGTDLVVDESFVDLPLDGTPVPPPTATFDRHSRVITIGGMSKPYWGGLRIGWVRASAPQVQRLAAARIGVDMSSPVLDQLVAVHLLADAATIVAARRTQLAHQRDALLAALAERLPQWRVTVPRGGVTLWAELDGPVSSALARAAEEVGVRLAPGPRFGLDGTLERFLRLPFTLPAADLVDAVHRIAAVRYDLDRAGRPQWREPSVIA, encoded by the coding sequence ATGACCAGCCAGGTTCGCGGGGGACAACTGGCCCGCCTGCTCGGTCAGTGGCATGCGCTGCCGGGCCGCCGCCGGTCCCCGGACTACGCCGCTCTCGCCGCCGCCGTCCGGGGCCTGCTCGCCGACGGCCGCCTGCCGCTGGGGGTACGCCTGCCGGCCGAGCGGGAACTCGCCGAGGCGCTGCGGATCAGCCGGACCACGGTCACCGCCGCCTACCGGGCGTTGCGCGAGAGCGGGCACCTGACCAGTCGCCGCGGAGCGGGGAGCTGGACCATGCTTCCCGGCGGTCACCGGGTCGCCAGCTCCGGCCTGTGGACCCCCCAGGACGACCTGGACATGATCGACCTGGGCATCGCCGCGCTGGCCGCCCCGCCGGAACTGGTCCCGGCCACCCGGGCCGCCACCGAGGACCTGCCCCGCTACCTGGGCAGCGCCGGCTACCACCCGACCGGGATCATCGAGCTGCGGGAGGCGATCGCCCGCTCGTACGCCGAGCGTGGCCTGCCCACCAGCCCCGAGCAGATCATGGTCACCAACGGCACCCAGCACGCGTTGGACCTGGTGCTGCGGCTGGCGCTCGCCCCGGCCGGCAGCGTGCTCGTGGAGTCGCCGACCTACCCCAACGCGCTCGCCGCGCTCGCCGCGCGACGGGCCCGGATCGCCACCCACGGGCTCGCGCTCGACGCCGGCTGGGACGCGGACCTGCTGCTGGCCAGCATCCGCCAGTCCCGACCGCGGCTGGCCTACCTGATCCCCGACTTCCAGAACCCGACCGGCCACCTCATGCCGGTGGACCTGCGCGAGCGGGTGGTCGGGGCGGCCCACGCGGCCGGGACCGACCTGGTGGTCGACGAGTCCTTCGTCGACCTGCCGCTGGACGGCACGCCGGTGCCCCCGCCGACCGCCACCTTCGACCGGCACTCGCGGGTGATCACGATCGGCGGGATGAGCAAACCGTACTGGGGTGGATTGCGCATCGGCTGGGTGCGCGCCTCCGCCCCGCAGGTGCAGCGGCTGGCCGCCGCCCGGATCGGGGTCGACATGTCCAGCCCGGTGCTGGACCAGCTCGTCGCGGTCCACCTGCTCGCCGACGCGGCGACGATCGTGGCCGCCCGCCGGACGCAGCTCGCCCACCAACGGGACGCGCTGCTGGCCGCGTTAGCCGAGCGGCTGCCGCAGTGGCGGGTCACCGTGCCGCGCGGCGGGGTGACCCTCTGGGCGGAACTGGACGGGCCGGTCTCCAGCGCCCTGGCCCGGGCCGCCGAGGAGGTCGGCGTACGCCTGGCACCCGGCCCCCGGTTCGGGCTGGACGGCACGCTGGAGCGCTTCCTGCGGCTGCCGTTCACCCTGCCCGCCGCCGATCTGGTCGACGCCGTGCACCGGATCGCCGCGGTCCGGTACGACCTGGACCGGGCCGGCCGTCCGCAGTGGCGCGAACCCTCCGTCATCGCCTGA
- a CDS encoding AMP-dependent synthetase/ligase produces the protein MALDVPYRSIPDMFLKRVAATPDRPAFAHPAPDDSGPVWLTWEQVGHRAKAVAAGLHGLGVGLEDRVAILANTRLEWVVADLGVMCAGGATTTVYPTTEPEDTCYIVADSGSRVLFAENPTQAAKIAGADLPALTHVVLFDGTADPGAAVPQLTLAELEEQGTRALAAEPGLVEGIVENLGPDHLATLIYTSGTTGRPKGVELLHGGWCWEGVAQADVGLLRSDDLQYLWLPLSHSFGKTLLCGATHVGLPTYVDGRVDKLVELLSVVRPTLMCGAPRVFEKVYNKSVTTARDAGGVKAKIFAWAVRVGKEKVALEQAGKPVPGGLRLRHRLAEKLVFSKIQDRLGGRIRVLVSGSAPLSPEIATFFAAANLPISEGYGLTETSAGNFVNRPDGLRIGTVGQAMGDLECRIDTDGEILLRGRPVMRGYHNLPEETATAFTEDGFFRTGDIGTLDADGYLKITDRKKDLFKTSGGKYVAPSHIEGMFKAICPYTSQALVIGQARNFCTMLVTLDPDAIKGWAAGGPLAGRDYTAIATSPQAKDMVEGYVAELNSKLNRWETIKKVTILPRDLTIEDGEITPSLKIKRRGVESNFATEIEKMYDGALAEI, from the coding sequence ATGGCTCTCGATGTACCGTACCGTTCGATCCCGGACATGTTCCTCAAGCGCGTGGCGGCCACCCCGGACCGCCCCGCCTTCGCCCATCCCGCCCCCGACGACTCGGGACCGGTCTGGCTGACCTGGGAACAGGTGGGGCACCGGGCCAAGGCGGTCGCCGCCGGCCTGCACGGTCTGGGTGTCGGACTCGAGGACCGGGTGGCCATCCTGGCCAACACCCGGCTGGAGTGGGTCGTCGCCGACCTCGGCGTCATGTGCGCGGGCGGGGCGACCACCACGGTCTACCCGACCACCGAGCCGGAGGACACCTGCTACATCGTCGCCGACTCCGGCTCGCGGGTGCTCTTCGCCGAGAACCCCACCCAGGCTGCCAAGATCGCCGGGGCCGACCTGCCCGCGCTGACCCACGTGGTCCTCTTCGACGGCACCGCCGACCCCGGCGCGGCCGTCCCCCAGCTCACCCTCGCCGAGCTGGAGGAGCAGGGCACACGGGCGCTGGCCGCAGAGCCGGGCCTCGTCGAGGGGATCGTCGAGAACCTCGGACCGGACCACCTGGCCACGCTGATCTACACCTCCGGGACGACCGGCCGCCCCAAGGGCGTCGAGCTGCTGCACGGCGGCTGGTGCTGGGAGGGGGTCGCGCAGGCCGACGTCGGGCTGCTCCGCAGCGACGACCTCCAGTACCTCTGGCTCCCGCTGTCCCACTCGTTCGGCAAAACCCTGCTCTGCGGGGCGACCCACGTCGGCCTGCCGACCTACGTCGACGGCCGGGTGGACAAGCTGGTCGAACTGCTCTCCGTGGTCCGTCCGACGCTGATGTGCGGCGCGCCCCGGGTCTTCGAGAAGGTCTACAACAAGTCGGTCACCACCGCGCGGGACGCCGGCGGCGTGAAGGCGAAGATCTTCGCCTGGGCGGTCCGGGTCGGCAAGGAGAAGGTCGCCCTGGAGCAGGCCGGCAAGCCGGTCCCGGGCGGGCTCCGGCTGCGCCACCGGCTGGCCGAGAAGCTGGTGTTCAGCAAGATCCAGGACCGGCTCGGCGGCCGGATCCGCGTGCTGGTCTCCGGGTCCGCTCCGCTGAGCCCGGAGATCGCCACCTTCTTCGCCGCGGCCAACCTGCCGATCTCCGAGGGGTACGGCCTCACCGAGACCAGCGCCGGCAACTTCGTCAACCGGCCGGACGGGCTGCGGATCGGCACCGTCGGGCAGGCCATGGGCGACCTGGAGTGCCGCATCGACACCGACGGGGAGATCCTGCTCCGGGGCCGTCCGGTGATGCGTGGCTACCACAACCTGCCCGAGGAGACCGCCACCGCCTTCACCGAGGACGGGTTCTTCCGTACCGGGGACATCGGCACGCTGGACGCCGACGGCTACCTGAAGATCACCGACCGGAAGAAGGACCTGTTCAAGACCTCCGGCGGCAAGTACGTCGCGCCGTCGCACATTGAGGGCATGTTCAAGGCGATCTGCCCGTACACCTCGCAGGCTCTCGTGATCGGCCAGGCCCGCAACTTCTGCACGATGCTGGTCACCCTCGACCCGGACGCGATCAAGGGCTGGGCGGCGGGCGGGCCGCTGGCGGGTCGCGACTACACCGCGATCGCCACCTCGCCGCAGGCGAAGGATATGGTCGAGGGGTACGTCGCGGAGCTGAACAGCAAGCTCAACCGCTGGGAGACCATCAAGAAGGTCACCATCCTGCCGCGCGACCTGACCATCGAGGACGGCGAGATCACCCCGTCGCTCAAGATCAAGCGGCGCGGGGTGGAGAGCAACTTCGCCACCGAGATCGAGAAGATGTACGACGGCGCGCTCGCCGAGATCTGA
- a CDS encoding terpene synthase family protein codes for MRSFALSTLREPPFPGRCHPAVAEVARESADWADRLGLTRSAESRRRLAGAAAADLAGRACPEAPVARLRLLTDLITWLFAVDDACDEDGLGDTPTRLAPTVAGLLDVLDLRGDPAPPALLGTAGPRGVALHDLCRRVRAHARPAVLLAFTGQLREYLLALLWEAANREHRRVPGVAEYVQMRRHTGAVHPSFTLTDLAYDGPPPDERTDPALATLETLAANLVCWCNDVFSYGKEYRSTGDGHNLVAAIAGEEQHAEQAALLAAAELFNRALTAYTERETALLRTADPATHRFVAARRGWIRATWDWSLAASRYA; via the coding sequence ATGCGGAGTTTCGCGCTTTCTACGCTACGGGAACCACCGTTCCCGGGCCGGTGTCACCCGGCGGTCGCCGAGGTCGCCCGGGAGAGCGCCGACTGGGCCGACCGGCTGGGCCTGACCAGGTCCGCCGAGAGCCGACGACGGCTCGCCGGGGCCGCCGCCGCCGACCTGGCCGGGCGGGCCTGCCCGGAGGCACCGGTGGCCCGGCTCCGCCTGCTGACCGATCTGATCACCTGGCTCTTCGCGGTGGACGACGCCTGCGACGAGGACGGGCTGGGCGACACCCCGACCCGGTTGGCCCCCACCGTGGCCGGCCTGCTCGACGTGCTCGACCTGCGGGGCGACCCGGCGCCCCCGGCGCTGCTCGGCACCGCAGGTCCGCGCGGGGTCGCGCTGCACGACCTGTGCCGACGGGTCCGCGCGCACGCCCGTCCGGCGGTGCTGCTCGCCTTCACCGGGCAGCTGCGGGAGTACCTCCTGGCGTTGCTCTGGGAGGCAGCCAACCGGGAGCACCGGCGGGTGCCCGGCGTCGCCGAGTACGTGCAGATGCGCCGGCACACCGGCGCGGTCCACCCGAGCTTCACCCTCACCGACCTGGCGTACGACGGGCCGCCGCCGGACGAGCGGACCGACCCGGCGCTGGCCACCCTGGAGACCCTCGCCGCGAACCTGGTCTGCTGGTGCAACGACGTCTTCTCCTACGGCAAGGAGTACCGGTCGACCGGCGACGGGCACAACCTGGTCGCCGCCATCGCCGGGGAGGAGCAGCACGCCGAGCAGGCCGCCCTGCTGGCCGCGGCGGAGCTGTTCAACCGGGCGCTGACGGCGTACACCGAGCGGGAGACGGCGCTGCTGCGCACGGCCGACCCGGCCACCCACCGGTTCGTGGCGGCCCGCCGGGGTTGGATCCGGGCCACCTGGGACTGGTCACTCGCCGCCTCCCGGTACGCCTGA
- a CDS encoding TIGR03085 family metal-binding protein codes for MSRYARSERQALADLMLALGPDAPTLNEGWVARDLAAHLVVRERRPDAAGGILLPPLRGYAERMRLRIAARPWAELVAQVRQPPVWSPLSNPLTDELVNTMEFFIHHEDVRRADPGWQPRDLPVGLHAALWKRVAPMARFALRRFPASLLVQAPGHGEVRCGRGGEALRLVGAPGELTLFLSGRQRAARVQLDGPAATADRLRTAKLGL; via the coding sequence ATGTCGCGGTACGCCCGATCGGAGCGCCAGGCGCTCGCCGACCTCATGCTGGCCCTCGGCCCCGACGCGCCGACCCTGAACGAGGGCTGGGTGGCCCGGGACCTCGCCGCCCACCTGGTGGTCCGCGAGCGCCGGCCGGACGCGGCGGGCGGGATCCTGCTGCCCCCGCTGCGCGGGTACGCCGAGCGGATGCGGCTGCGGATCGCGGCGCGTCCCTGGGCCGAACTGGTGGCGCAGGTGCGCCAGCCGCCGGTGTGGAGCCCGCTGAGCAACCCGCTGACCGACGAGTTGGTCAACACCATGGAGTTCTTCATCCACCACGAGGACGTCCGGCGGGCCGACCCCGGCTGGCAGCCGCGCGACCTGCCGGTCGGGCTGCACGCCGCGCTGTGGAAGCGGGTCGCCCCGATGGCCCGGTTCGCGCTGCGCCGGTTCCCGGCGAGCCTGCTCGTCCAGGCCCCGGGGCACGGGGAGGTGCGCTGCGGGCGCGGCGGCGAGGCGCTCCGGCTGGTCGGCGCCCCCGGCGAACTGACCCTCTTCCTCTCCGGGCGTCAGCGCGCGGCCCGGGTGCAACTGGACGGACCGGCGGCGACCGCCGACCGGCTGCGTACCGCCAAGCTGGGCCTCTGA
- a CDS encoding ABC transporter ATP-binding protein: MSSGTSTAVLIRGLRVLGRAVREQPRIFTIAVGGSVLFGAMVIGSAYVIGAVVGDVVVPSITRGSVEAGVLALAAAALLGISVLRVIGIFGRRLGAGYMQYRLQAAYRRRVTRRYLELPLAWHQRHATGTLLSNANSDVEAAWYPIAPLPFAVGTLVMVVGAVVTLFLTDWAFALVGVAVFPALFALNVVYSRRMAPRQARAQQLRAEVSGIAHESFDGALVVKTMGREAQETRRFAARAGELRDALIAVGRLRGLFDPLLETLPSIGTLAVLVVGAVRLRQDAITVAELVSVAFLFTVLAVPVRAIGWVLAELPRSVAGWDRVQQVLRATGEMAYGDRVADPADGGPATLAFTDVSFRYEPAEAHLPGAEVLGGVTFTVPAGRTVALVGPTGAGKSTITALAVRLVDPDAGTVTLDGVDLRELTAASLAGNVALVAQVPFVFDDTVRANITLDRPGISDDDVWAALRLAEADGFVAALPEGLDTRVGERGTSLSGGQRQRLTLARALAGRPRLLVLDDATSAVDPRVEAAILAGLRSSATDGTGPGTSIMVAAYRRATIALADEVIYVEQGRVVARGTHAELLATVPGYVDLVTAYEQAETDREQARTYQDPAVVPVATGLEVEMDR; encoded by the coding sequence GTGTCGAGCGGGACGAGTACGGCCGTGCTCATCCGGGGCCTCCGGGTCCTCGGGCGGGCCGTCCGGGAACAACCACGGATCTTCACGATCGCGGTCGGCGGCAGCGTGCTCTTCGGCGCGATGGTGATCGGCAGCGCGTACGTGATCGGCGCGGTGGTGGGCGACGTGGTGGTGCCCTCCATCACCCGGGGCTCGGTGGAGGCCGGCGTGCTGGCGCTGGCCGCCGCCGCCCTTCTCGGGATCAGCGTGCTGCGGGTGATCGGCATCTTCGGGCGGCGTCTCGGCGCCGGTTACATGCAGTACCGCCTCCAGGCGGCCTACCGCCGCCGGGTGACCCGACGCTATCTGGAGCTGCCGCTGGCCTGGCACCAGCGGCACGCCACCGGCACCCTGCTCTCCAACGCCAACTCCGACGTGGAGGCCGCCTGGTACCCGATCGCGCCGCTGCCCTTCGCGGTCGGGACGCTGGTGATGGTGGTCGGGGCGGTCGTCACGCTCTTCCTCACCGACTGGGCGTTCGCCCTGGTCGGGGTGGCCGTCTTCCCCGCCCTGTTCGCGCTCAACGTGGTCTACTCCCGGCGGATGGCCCCCCGGCAGGCCCGCGCCCAGCAGTTGCGCGCCGAGGTCAGCGGCATCGCCCACGAGAGCTTCGACGGCGCGCTGGTGGTCAAGACGATGGGCCGGGAGGCGCAGGAGACCCGCCGGTTCGCCGCCCGCGCGGGTGAGCTGCGCGACGCGCTGATCGCGGTCGGCCGGCTGCGCGGTCTGTTCGACCCGCTGCTGGAGACCCTGCCCAGCATCGGCACCCTGGCGGTGCTGGTGGTCGGGGCGGTCCGGTTGCGCCAGGACGCCATCACCGTCGCCGAGCTGGTCAGCGTCGCCTTCCTGTTCACCGTGCTGGCCGTACCGGTGCGGGCCATCGGCTGGGTCCTCGCCGAACTGCCGCGCAGCGTGGCCGGGTGGGACCGGGTGCAGCAGGTGCTCCGCGCCACCGGCGAGATGGCCTACGGGGACCGGGTCGCCGACCCGGCCGACGGCGGGCCGGCCACGCTCGCCTTCACCGACGTCTCCTTCCGGTACGAGCCGGCCGAGGCGCACCTGCCCGGCGCCGAGGTGCTCGGCGGGGTCACCTTCACCGTGCCCGCCGGGCGCACCGTCGCCCTGGTCGGCCCGACCGGGGCCGGCAAGTCCACCATCACCGCCCTGGCGGTGCGCCTGGTCGACCCGGACGCGGGCACCGTCACCCTGGACGGGGTCGACCTGCGGGAGCTGACCGCCGCCTCGCTGGCCGGCAACGTCGCGCTGGTCGCCCAGGTGCCGTTCGTCTTCGACGACACGGTGCGCGCCAACATCACCCTGGACCGGCCGGGGATCAGCGACGACGACGTCTGGGCGGCACTGCGGCTGGCCGAGGCGGACGGGTTCGTCGCGGCCCTGCCCGAAGGGCTGGACACCCGGGTCGGCGAGCGGGGCACCTCGCTCTCCGGCGGTCAGCGGCAGCGACTCACCCTGGCCCGCGCGCTCGCCGGCCGGCCCCGGCTGCTGGTGCTCGACGACGCGACGAGCGCGGTCGACCCCCGGGTCGAGGCGGCGATCCTGGCCGGGCTGCGCTCGTCGGCGACCGACGGAACGGGTCCGGGCACCTCGATCATGGTGGCGGCGTACCGGCGGGCCACCATCGCCCTGGCCGACGAGGTCATCTACGTCGAGCAGGGCCGGGTGGTGGCCCGGGGCACGCACGCCGAGCTGCTCGCCACCGTGCCCGGCTACGTGGACCTCGTCACCGCGTACGAGCAGGCGGAGACCGACCGCGAGCAGGCCCGTACCTACCAGGATCCGGCGGTGGTCCCGGTGGCCACCGGCCTCGAAGTGGAGATGGACCGGTGA
- a CDS encoding ABC transporter ATP-binding protein: MGGTGQPTERAETAWRTLRRGLALSPELRVGLAGTLALALVFMVGRAAVPVAVQQGIDRGLVDGVDLGTVGTVVALTAATLVMTTLCGYLMMRRLFTVSETALANVRTRAFRHVHDLSMLHQQSERRGSLVSRVTSDVDQITQFLQWGGVILMINLGQLVVTTIVMFVYSWQLTLVVFAAFLPAVLVIRALQRRLGAAYGVVRQRLGALLATVAESVVGASVIRAYGIAGRTARRLDEAIDGHRRAQQRAIRFSILGSSVGELAAGLALAGVVVVGVSLGADQTLSVGQITAFLFLVTLFIQPVQIATEVLNEAQNAIAGWRRVLDVLDLTPDVADPGEQGRQLPPGPLDVRFAQVGFAYPGGPPVLHDIDLEIPAKTRVAVVGETGSGKTTFAKLLTRLMDPTTGTVLLSGVPLEQVRFDSLRSRVVMVPQDGFLFDATVGENVRFARPDLSDEQLVAAFTELGLVDWLEGLPSGLDTPVGERGEALSVGERQLVALARAYVADPDLLVLDEATSAVDPATEVRLQRTLDAVTRGRTTLAIAHRLSTAQAADEVIVVDRGRVVQRGPHDELIREPDSVYGLLYASWLEQTR; this comes from the coding sequence GTGGGCGGGACGGGCCAGCCGACGGAGCGGGCCGAGACGGCCTGGCGCACCTTGCGCCGCGGTCTGGCCCTCTCCCCGGAGCTGCGGGTCGGCCTGGCCGGCACCCTGGCCCTGGCGCTGGTCTTCATGGTCGGTCGGGCCGCCGTGCCGGTGGCGGTGCAGCAGGGCATCGACCGGGGCCTGGTCGACGGGGTCGACCTGGGCACCGTCGGGACGGTGGTCGCGCTGACCGCCGCGACGCTGGTGATGACGACGCTCTGCGGCTACCTGATGATGCGTCGGCTGTTCACGGTCAGCGAGACGGCGTTGGCCAACGTCCGGACCCGGGCGTTCCGGCACGTGCACGACCTGTCGATGCTGCACCAGCAGTCCGAGCGGCGCGGTTCGCTGGTCTCCCGGGTGACCAGCGACGTCGACCAGATCACCCAGTTCCTCCAGTGGGGCGGGGTGATCCTGATGATCAACCTCGGTCAGCTGGTGGTCACCACGATCGTCATGTTCGTCTACTCCTGGCAGCTGACCCTGGTGGTCTTCGCCGCCTTCCTGCCGGCCGTCCTGGTGATCCGGGCCCTCCAGCGTCGCCTCGGCGCCGCGTACGGGGTGGTCCGGCAGAGGCTGGGCGCGCTGCTCGCCACGGTCGCGGAGAGCGTGGTCGGTGCGTCGGTCATCCGGGCGTACGGGATCGCCGGCCGGACGGCGCGGCGGCTGGACGAGGCGATCGACGGCCACCGGCGGGCCCAGCAACGGGCCATCCGGTTCAGCATCCTGGGCAGCTCGGTCGGGGAACTGGCGGCCGGTCTCGCCCTGGCCGGGGTGGTCGTGGTCGGGGTGAGCCTCGGCGCGGACCAGACGCTCTCGGTCGGTCAGATCACCGCGTTCCTGTTCCTGGTGACCCTCTTCATCCAGCCGGTGCAGATCGCCACCGAGGTGCTCAACGAGGCGCAGAACGCGATCGCCGGCTGGCGGCGGGTGCTGGACGTGCTGGACCTGACCCCGGACGTGGCCGACCCGGGGGAGCAGGGGCGCCAGCTGCCACCGGGCCCGCTGGACGTCCGGTTCGCGCAGGTGGGCTTCGCGTACCCGGGTGGGCCGCCGGTGCTGCACGACATCGACCTGGAGATCCCGGCGAAGACCCGGGTGGCGGTGGTCGGCGAGACCGGCAGTGGCAAGACCACCTTCGCCAAGCTGCTCACCCGGCTGATGGACCCGACCACGGGCACGGTGCTGCTCTCCGGCGTGCCGCTGGAGCAGGTGCGCTTCGACTCGCTGCGCTCCCGGGTGGTGATGGTGCCGCAGGACGGTTTCCTCTTCGACGCGACGGTGGGGGAGAACGTCCGCTTCGCCCGGCCGGACCTGAGCGACGAGCAGCTCGTCGCGGCCTTCACCGAGTTGGGGCTCGTCGACTGGCTGGAGGGGCTGCCGTCCGGGCTGGACACCCCGGTCGGGGAGCGGGGCGAGGCGCTCAGCGTGGGGGAGCGGCAGCTGGTCGCGCTCGCCCGGGCGTACGTCGCCGACCCGGATCTGCTGGTGCTGGACGAGGCGACCAGCGCGGTCGACCCCGCCACCGAGGTGCGGCTCCAGCGGACCCTGGACGCGGTGACCCGGGGCCGGACCACGCTGGCCATCGCCCACCGGCTCTCCACGGCGCAGGCGGCCGACGAGGTGATCGTGGTGGACCGGGGCCGGGTGGTGCAGCGCGGCCCGCATGACGAGCTGATCCGGGAACCGGATTCGGTGTACGGGCTGCTCTACGCCTCCTGGCTGGAGCAGACGCGGTGA
- a CDS encoding DUF2470 domain-containing protein — MRPSSAETVRTLVAGRLPGLVHLAHRPGPYQVRHVTDPDGRVLMLVPVVSDLAAALCPTGDVAVVLDVLDLPPAAGAPSLGRAWVSGWAAPLRGADARDAAVDFAAVEPTGDLLDVGTRFRLYRFEVAEARLDVAGEVRRVPRDEYAAADPDPLHPVEGALLADFAEHHGDQVAAYLRRQLGRLVERAGAPPRIVRVDRYGLVVSLGGPGARQRARLAFPRPVADHADLARLLHPVLCRRQASPRPA, encoded by the coding sequence ATGCGACCGAGCAGCGCCGAGACGGTCCGGACCCTGGTCGCGGGCCGCCTCCCCGGGCTGGTGCACCTGGCGCACCGTCCGGGGCCGTACCAGGTCCGGCACGTCACCGACCCCGACGGCCGGGTGCTGATGCTCGTGCCGGTGGTCAGCGACCTGGCCGCCGCGCTGTGCCCCACCGGCGACGTCGCCGTGGTGCTCGACGTGCTGGACCTGCCCCCGGCGGCGGGCGCGCCGTCGCTGGGCCGGGCCTGGGTCTCCGGCTGGGCGGCGCCCCTTCGCGGAGCGGACGCCCGGGACGCCGCGGTGGACTTCGCCGCCGTGGAGCCGACCGGTGACCTGCTCGACGTCGGCACCCGGTTCCGGCTGTACCGGTTCGAGGTGGCCGAGGCCCGCCTGGACGTCGCCGGGGAGGTGCGACGCGTCCCGCGCGACGAGTACGCCGCCGCCGACCCGGACCCCCTGCACCCGGTGGAGGGCGCGCTCCTGGCCGACTTCGCCGAACACCACGGTGACCAGGTCGCCGCCTATCTACGACGGCAGCTCGGCCGGCTCGTCGAGCGGGCCGGCGCGCCGCCCCGGATCGTCCGCGTCGACCGGTACGGCCTGGTGGTGTCCCTCGGCGGGCCCGGCGCCCGGCAGCGGGCCCGACTGGCGTTCCCCCGGCCGGTCGCCGACCACGCCGACCTGGCTCGGCTGCTGCACCCGGTGCTCTGCCGACGCCAGGCGTCGCCCCGTCCGGCCTGA